A genomic segment from Propioniciclava sp. MC1595 encodes:
- a CDS encoding DUF4192 family protein, whose amino-acid sequence MTEAPERTTVTSLTDLVEVVPSLLGFHPHDSLVLLAIRDGMVQLTARTDLFDAPPARALAPAWHRLPGAHFVVIAFSADAGCAWWGLDDVDLALPGDAERILVHADGERWYEHPDDEGTPYDALGGVLLAEAAYAGRPIRGSREELYALVEPNRTPAEVTASLDRVAARAEGLSDILGEARALLAAHDDAPGDLEIDDATVLCLASHDPCFLDEALLSTTRANAAPRVSLWLQVVGCGVPNCVGGALAAAALAAWLNGDGALQSVCLEAMDDRPGPAEWARFLQAVNLGAVPPAEWDSLAAELRRARA is encoded by the coding sequence ATGACCGAAGCGCCCGAACGCACCACCGTGACCAGCCTGACCGACCTCGTCGAGGTCGTCCCGAGCCTGCTGGGCTTCCACCCCCACGATTCCCTCGTCCTGCTGGCGATCCGCGACGGGATGGTCCAGCTCACCGCCCGCACCGACCTGTTCGACGCCCCGCCGGCGCGGGCGCTTGCCCCCGCCTGGCACCGCCTGCCGGGGGCGCACTTCGTCGTGATCGCGTTCTCCGCCGACGCGGGGTGCGCCTGGTGGGGGCTCGACGACGTCGACCTTGCCCTCCCCGGGGACGCCGAGCGCATCCTCGTCCACGCCGACGGGGAGCGGTGGTACGAACACCCCGACGACGAAGGGACGCCCTACGACGCGCTGGGCGGCGTGCTGCTGGCCGAGGCGGCGTACGCCGGGCGGCCGATCCGGGGCTCGCGGGAGGAGCTGTACGCGCTCGTGGAACCCAACCGGACGCCGGCGGAGGTGACGGCGTCCCTCGACCGGGTCGCGGCGCGGGCGGAGGGCCTGTCGGACATCCTCGGCGAGGCGCGCGCCCTGCTGGCCGCGCACGACGACGCCCCGGGCGACCTCGAGATCGACGACGCGACCGTGCTGTGCCTGGCCAGCCACGACCCGTGCTTCCTCGACGAGGCGCTGCTGTCGACCACGCGGGCCAACGCGGCCCCACGCGTGTCGCTGTGGCTGCAGGTCGTGGGCTGCGGGGTGCCGAACTGCGTCGGCGGGGCACTGGCCGCGGCGGCGCTCGCCGCGTGGCTCAACGGCGACGGCGCCCTGCAGTCGGTGTGCCTCGAGGCGATGGACGACCGGCCCGGTCCGGCCGAGTGGGCCCGCTTCCTGCAGGCCGTGAACCTGGGCGCGGTACCTCCCGCGGAGTGGGACTCGCTGGCGGCCGAGCTGCGGCGGGCCCGCGCCTGA